A section of the Rhodobacteraceae bacterium M382 genome encodes:
- the hemH gene encoding ferrochelatase codes for MLDAKSQATCPAHAPANHPKVPSEKVGVLLANLGTPDDYTYWPMRRYLNEFLSDQRVIDYPKWKWQPLLQAIILTKRPFSSGAAYKSIWNHDQGESPLMTITKDQTAKITTAMADRYGDRVMVDFCMRYGNPSTKSKVQEMVAAGCTRILFFPLYPQYAGATSATANDQFFRALMDETWQPSARTVPAYFDQPAYIDALAGSVETAYAALDSKPDILVVSYHGMPERYLQQGDPYHCQCQKTTRLLKERLGWTDTDIISTFQSKFGPEEWLKPYTVDHVAELAKQGKKNIAVVAPAFSADCIETLEEINEEIRESFEHAGGERFTYIPCLNDQDAHISALSSIIQDNLKGWLD; via the coding sequence ATGCTGGACGCCAAATCCCAAGCCACCTGCCCCGCCCACGCCCCGGCGAACCATCCAAAGGTTCCATCAGAAAAGGTGGGTGTTCTGCTGGCCAACCTGGGCACGCCGGATGACTACACATACTGGCCAATGCGGCGGTATCTGAATGAATTCCTGTCGGATCAACGGGTGATCGATTATCCGAAATGGAAATGGCAACCGCTGTTGCAAGCAATCATCCTCACGAAACGGCCGTTCAGTTCGGGCGCGGCGTATAAATCCATCTGGAACCACGACCAGGGCGAAAGCCCATTGATGACCATCACCAAGGATCAGACCGCCAAGATCACCACCGCGATGGCCGACCGATATGGCGACCGGGTCATGGTCGATTTCTGTATGCGGTACGGCAACCCGTCGACCAAATCCAAGGTGCAGGAAATGGTCGCCGCCGGATGTACCCGAATTCTGTTCTTTCCGCTTTACCCACAATACGCCGGTGCCACATCCGCGACCGCCAATGACCAGTTCTTTCGCGCCCTGATGGACGAAACCTGGCAGCCTTCTGCACGTACAGTACCCGCCTATTTCGACCAACCAGCCTATATTGACGCCCTGGCTGGATCAGTCGAAACGGCCTATGCCGCGCTGGACAGCAAACCTGATATCCTCGTTGTTTCCTACCACGGAATGCCGGAACGGTATCTGCAACAGGGTGATCCGTATCACTGCCAATGCCAGAAAACCACGCGCCTGCTGAAAGAGCGCCTGGGCTGGACCGACACGGATATCATCAGCACCTTTCAGTCCAAATTCGGCCCCGAAGAATGGTTGAAACCCTATACCGTCGATCATGTTGCCGAGTTGGCCAAGCAAGGCAAAAAGAACATCGCGGTTGTCGCTCCGGCCTTTTCTGCCGATTGCATCGAAACGCTCGAGGAGATCAACGAAGAGATTCGCGAGAGTTTTGAACATGCGGGCGGCGAGCGCTTTACCTATATCCCCTGCCTGAATGATCAGGACGCCCATATTTCGGCTTTGTCATCCATCATTCAGGACAATCTCAAAGGGTGGCTGGACTAA
- a CDS encoding class I SAM-dependent methyltransferase: MTQAPNQTPNQAPLFDRTALIAHRARIRPDALFLHQTALDEVQDRLSMVNRIFTTPAIVTPVPDFWAPGFPNATIVPDDDVLDLEPSSHDLVIHAMGLHWANDPVGQLIQCRRALKEDGLLLVVALGGQTLHQLRAVLAEAETRVSGGLSPRVAPMAEIRDLGGLLQRAGVNLPVADVVPLTAEYRDIWHLMHDLRHMGETNAMSARLRKPTTRTLFDEANRLYFEHFATAKGRIPAMFEIICLTGWSPSDSQPKPLRPGSAKSRLADALKVPETKLPD; this comes from the coding sequence ATGACTCAAGCACCGAACCAGACTCCGAATCAGGCCCCACTTTTTGACAGGACTGCGCTGATCGCGCACCGCGCCCGCATTCGCCCGGACGCGTTGTTCCTGCATCAGACGGCGTTGGACGAGGTACAGGATCGCCTCTCTATGGTTAACAGAATCTTTACAACCCCGGCGATTGTGACCCCAGTCCCAGATTTCTGGGCCCCGGGTTTTCCGAATGCCACAATCGTTCCGGATGACGACGTGCTGGATCTGGAGCCAAGCTCACACGATCTGGTGATCCACGCCATGGGGCTGCATTGGGCCAATGACCCGGTTGGCCAGTTGATCCAATGCCGTCGCGCGCTGAAAGAAGACGGTCTGCTGCTGGTTGTAGCCTTGGGCGGGCAAACCCTGCACCAATTGCGCGCCGTCCTGGCCGAAGCCGAGACCCGCGTGTCTGGCGGGCTTTCACCGCGTGTCGCGCCAATGGCGGAAATCCGTGATCTGGGTGGATTGCTGCAACGCGCCGGGGTGAATCTGCCTGTGGCTGACGTGGTACCATTAACCGCAGAATACCGCGACATTTGGCATCTGATGCACGACCTGCGCCACATGGGCGAAACCAACGCCATGTCGGCACGGCTGCGCAAGCCCACCACCCGCACCCTGTTTGACGAGGCCAACAGATTGTATTTTGAACATTTCGCCACCGCCAAAGGTCGCATTCCGGCGATGTTCGAAATCATATGCCTGACCGGATGGTCCCCGTCTGACAGCCAACCCAAACCGCTGCGTCCCGGATCGGCAAAATCCCGGTTGGCCGATGCCTTGAAAGTGCCTGAGACAAAATTGCCTGATTGA
- a CDS encoding double zinc ribbon domain-containing protein, with translation MMWSGFQTAVRLVYPSRCLGCGDMVDSDFGLCGPCWRDTPFVSGTVCEACGTPVMGAPDGFRIECDDCMERPRPWNMGRSALVYEGRARKLVLALKHGDRPEIARPAALWMARAAKPFLRPNLLIAPVPLHWTRLVQRRYNQAALLAQALADETGLSWCPDLLVRTRRTPMLDHKGVDQRFATLTDAITDHRKRRHRMAARDIVLVDDVMTSGATLTACANACLQAGAREVFVITLARACRDR, from the coding sequence GTGATGTGGTCCGGTTTTCAAACAGCAGTTCGTCTCGTCTATCCGTCGCGATGCCTGGGGTGTGGTGATATGGTCGACAGCGACTTTGGCCTATGCGGGCCGTGCTGGCGGGATACGCCATTTGTGTCAGGCACGGTATGCGAAGCCTGCGGAACCCCGGTGATGGGTGCCCCGGACGGATTTCGGATCGAATGTGATGATTGTATGGAACGGCCGCGCCCGTGGAACATGGGGCGGTCGGCGCTGGTCTATGAAGGGCGGGCGCGCAAGTTGGTGTTGGCGTTGAAACATGGTGATCGGCCTGAAATCGCCCGTCCGGCGGCGCTGTGGATGGCCCGGGCGGCGAAACCCTTCCTGCGACCGAACCTTTTGATTGCGCCGGTGCCGTTGCATTGGACCAGGCTGGTCCAGCGTCGCTATAATCAGGCGGCGCTGTTGGCGCAGGCGTTGGCTGATGAAACCGGTTTGAGCTGGTGTCCGGATCTGTTGGTTCGAACTCGTCGTACCCCGATGCTGGACCACAAGGGCGTAGATCAGCGGTTCGCAACGCTAACCGATGCCATTACAGATCATCGCAAGCGACGACACAGGATGGCAGCCCGCGATATTGTGTTGGTGGATGATGTGATGACATCAGGCGCAACGCTGACCGCCTGCGCCAACGCCTGTTTACAGGCTGGCGCACGTGAGGTGTTTGTCATCACTTTGGCACGGGCTTGTCGGGACCGATAG
- the grxC gene encoding glutaredoxin 3 produces MKPVEIYTSPLCGFCHAAKRLLNQKGVEFSEIDVLVHPKRKAEMIDRANGGRTVPQIFIGETHVGGCDDLFALENAGKLDPLLAA; encoded by the coding sequence ATGAAGCCGGTTGAAATCTATACATCGCCTCTGTGTGGCTTCTGCCATGCCGCCAAACGACTGTTGAATCAAAAGGGCGTAGAGTTCTCGGAAATCGACGTGCTGGTACATCCCAAGCGCAAAGCCGAGATGATCGACCGTGCCAACGGTGGGCGTACAGTACCGCAGATTTTCATCGGGGAAACCCACGTGGGCGGCTGCGACGACCTGTTTGCACTTGAAAATGCGGGCAAGCTTGACCCGCTGTTGGCGGCCTGA
- a CDS encoding carbon-nitrogen hydrolase family protein — MRTALLQLTSSDDPVENLATVTDMINTAVAGGAGFVLTPEVTNCLSTSRRHQKAVLCHEEDDATLAALRQEAARHGIWLLLGSLGIKTHDDDGRFANRQFLIAPDGEIAARYDKIHMFDVQVSPEETYRESDGYRPGTQAVVAETPFACIGMTICYDVRFPRLHRALAQSGAQILTAPAAFSYVTGAAHWHALLRARAIETGCFVVAPAQTGKHKSSRGQSRQTYGHSLVVAPWGEILLDAGEDPGVSFVDLDMGLVAQARKRVPSLTHDREFDGP; from the coding sequence ATGCGGACCGCGCTGCTTCAGCTGACCTCTTCGGATGACCCGGTCGAAAACCTGGCTACGGTCACTGACATGATCAACACGGCTGTTGCGGGCGGTGCCGGATTTGTGCTGACCCCGGAAGTCACCAATTGTCTGTCCACATCGCGACGCCATCAAAAGGCGGTGCTTTGTCACGAAGAGGACGACGCGACTCTGGCCGCATTGCGCCAGGAGGCGGCGCGCCACGGAATATGGCTGTTGTTGGGGTCGCTGGGGATCAAGACCCACGATGACGATGGGCGCTTTGCAAATCGACAGTTCCTGATAGCCCCGGACGGCGAAATCGCAGCACGATACGACAAGATCCACATGTTCGATGTTCAGGTGTCACCCGAAGAGACATATCGAGAATCAGATGGCTATCGCCCGGGGACACAGGCAGTGGTGGCTGAAACGCCTTTTGCCTGCATTGGCATGACCATTTGCTATGACGTGCGTTTCCCGCGTCTGCACCGGGCCCTGGCGCAGAGTGGCGCACAGATTCTGACTGCACCCGCAGCGTTTTCCTATGTAACGGGCGCGGCGCATTGGCATGCACTGTTGCGGGCGCGGGCAATTGAAACCGGGTGTTTCGTCGTGGCCCCGGCTCAGACGGGGAAACACAAATCCAGCCGAGGTCAAAGCCGCCAGACCTATGGTCATAGCCTGGTTGTGGCACCCTGGGGCGAGATTTTGTTGGACGCTGGTGAAGACCCAGGCGTGAGTTTCGTTGATCTGGACATGGGTTTGGTGGCACAAGCACGCAAACGCGTACCTTCACTGACCCACGATCGTGAATTTGACGGACCCTGA
- a CDS encoding MarR family winged helix-turn-helix transcriptional regulator, with the protein MDDNNALAVSLFSEILMADQLARSRLTRALPRGMELSHFSVLNHLVRVGLERTPAQLAKTFHVTRGAMTNTLGKLEMAGYIHIRPDWDDARRKMVAISPAGRNARDAAIAGIAPIISEVVAELGQDRVKATLPILRELRTKLENDG; encoded by the coding sequence ATGGATGACAACAACGCATTGGCTGTTTCGCTTTTCAGCGAAATTCTTATGGCGGACCAGCTTGCCCGGTCTCGCCTGACTCGTGCGTTGCCGCGCGGCATGGAACTGTCGCATTTTTCGGTGCTGAATCATTTGGTTCGGGTAGGGTTGGAACGGACACCCGCGCAATTGGCCAAGACGTTCCACGTCACCCGTGGGGCAATGACCAATACGTTGGGCAAGCTCGAGATGGCCGGGTATATCCATATTCGCCCGGATTGGGACGATGCCCGACGCAAGATGGTTGCCATCAGCCCGGCAGGGCGAAACGCGCGGGATGCAGCTATCGCCGGAATCGCGCCAATCATTTCCGAAGTGGTTGCCGAATTGGGTCAGGATCGGGTCAAGGCAACATTGCCCATCCTGCGCGAACTGCGGACCAAGTTGGAAAATGACGGTTAG
- the ubiG gene encoding bifunctional 2-polyprenyl-6-hydroxyphenol methylase/3-demethylubiquinol 3-O-methyltransferase UbiG, with translation MQAPQSTVDPSEIAKFEAMAAEWWDPEGKFKPLHMLNPCRLDYITTQIAGEFDRDLKSPQPFQGLRLLDIGCGGGLLSEPMARLGATVVGADAAEGNLPVARVHAEQSGLEIDYRHTTAEAMADAGEQFDVVLNMEVVEHVADPLEFLTATRRLLKPGGLQICSTINRNPKSFAVAIVGAEVVMRWLPRGTHEWSKFITPDELFELLSTSGLTPVDRKGFVFNPLAWSWSISDRDLSVNYVTASTKPL, from the coding sequence ATGCAAGCGCCTCAATCCACCGTTGACCCATCCGAGATCGCCAAATTCGAGGCGATGGCCGCCGAATGGTGGGATCCCGAGGGCAAATTCAAGCCACTGCACATGCTCAATCCTTGTCGTCTGGACTATATCACCACTCAGATCGCAGGGGAATTTGACCGCGACCTCAAGTCGCCCCAGCCATTTCAGGGCCTGCGATTGCTCGACATCGGTTGCGGCGGTGGATTGTTGTCCGAACCGATGGCTCGCCTGGGTGCCACTGTTGTCGGTGCCGATGCGGCCGAGGGCAACCTGCCTGTGGCCCGTGTCCATGCCGAGCAATCCGGGTTGGAGATTGATTACCGCCACACAACTGCCGAAGCCATGGCCGACGCCGGCGAACAATTCGACGTTGTTTTGAACATGGAAGTCGTCGAACATGTGGCCGATCCACTGGAATTTCTGACTGCGACGCGGCGTTTGTTGAAACCCGGTGGCTTACAGATCTGTTCCACCATCAACCGCAATCCCAAAAGCTTTGCCGTGGCGATCGTCGGAGCCGAAGTCGTGATGCGTTGGCTGCCCCGTGGCACCCATGAATGGTCCAAATTCATCACTCCCGATGAACTGTTCGAATTGTTGAGCACATCTGGGCTGACGCCGGTGGATCGCAAGGGGTTCGTTTTCAACCCATTGGCCTGGAGCTGGTCGATTTCCGATCGCGACCTGAGCGTCAATTACGTTACTGCCAGTACCAAACCACTTTGA
- the pip gene encoding prolyl aminopeptidase, whose amino-acid sequence MDKYPDQKRAVQYLYPPIEPFDQRMLDVGQGHRIYVEQNGNPNGVPVVVCHGGPGGGCSPAMRRYFDPAVYRVILFDQRGCGRSRPHAACEDNTTWHLIADMEKIRQGLEIDSWMVFGGSWGATLSLLYAQTHPDRTNHLILRGVFLMTKAELEWFYGGGAGKFWPEPWARFVSLIPENERDDLIGAYHKRLFSGDRAEEISHGRAWSNWENALASIHSNGVVGETPGEYARAFARLENHYFLNDGFLEFDGQILANMARISHIPGVIVQGRYDMICPPSSAWKLNELWPAADLRMVRNAGHAMSEPGISAELVRAMDRIAEEMQ is encoded by the coding sequence ATGGACAAATACCCGGATCAAAAGCGCGCAGTGCAATATTTGTACCCGCCGATCGAACCCTTTGATCAGCGTATGCTGGATGTAGGCCAGGGTCATCGAATCTATGTCGAGCAGAATGGGAACCCAAACGGGGTCCCTGTTGTTGTGTGTCATGGCGGACCGGGTGGTGGGTGTAGCCCGGCGATGCGGCGGTATTTCGACCCGGCGGTTTACCGGGTGATTCTGTTTGATCAAAGGGGCTGTGGCCGGTCGCGTCCCCATGCAGCCTGCGAGGACAATACCACCTGGCATCTGATCGCCGACATGGAGAAAATCCGGCAGGGTCTGGAAATCGACAGTTGGATGGTGTTTGGCGGCAGTTGGGGTGCAACCCTGTCGCTGCTCTATGCCCAGACGCACCCGGATCGGACCAACCATCTGATCCTGCGCGGTGTGTTTCTAATGACCAAAGCAGAACTGGAGTGGTTCTATGGCGGAGGGGCTGGCAAATTCTGGCCCGAGCCATGGGCCCGTTTTGTATCGTTGATTCCCGAAAATGAACGCGACGATCTGATCGGGGCCTATCACAAGCGGCTGTTTTCGGGCGACCGCGCCGAAGAAATCAGCCATGGTCGTGCCTGGTCCAACTGGGAAAACGCGTTGGCGTCTATTCATTCGAACGGTGTCGTCGGTGAAACGCCAGGAGAATATGCCCGCGCGTTCGCCCGGCTCGAAAATCACTACTTTCTGAACGATGGTTTTTTGGAATTCGACGGACAGATACTGGCCAACATGGCGCGAATCTCGCATATTCCCGGAGTTATTGTTCAGGGACGCTATGATATGATCTGCCCGCCCTCATCGGCCTGGAAGCTGAACGAGCTGTGGCCCGCCGCTGATCTGCGGATGGTGCGCAATGCAGGTCACGCCATGTCAGAGCCAGGTATAAGCGCCGAACTGGTACGAGCAATGGATCGGATTGCCGAGGAGATGCAATGA
- a CDS encoding peptide ABC transporter substrate-binding protein, giving the protein MTRIDRRALFTSGAAAALLAATGTSVTAAPRRGGVLRLAVPRDGDMLESVARGAVYDTLTEIGPDGVLKGELATSWRSSPDARVWHFQLRDEVPFHDGAMLNAEDVAASLRAHDFPDGCLGIKVIGTTQLQLELVKPNSDLPYLLADPKLIIARAGQIGAPLNAAIGTGVYQVSQAQDGRHFSATRLAQHFKDGQAGWVDRVEVITIPDASVRAEALRDGYVDIAALPEPKGLLHRGEFTYHPSAHDMALATHAGVGLPRRIGARAPMDDGRIVQRWWVA; this is encoded by the coding sequence ATGACCCGGATCGACCGACGCGCGTTATTCACTTCTGGTGCGGCCGCGGCGTTGCTGGCGGCAACGGGCACGTCCGTAACAGCGGCCCCTCGCCGTGGTGGGGTGCTGCGTTTGGCAGTGCCGCGGGATGGCGACATGCTCGAATCCGTGGCCCGCGGTGCGGTCTATGACACGTTGACCGAAATCGGCCCGGATGGCGTTCTAAAGGGTGAATTGGCGACCAGTTGGCGTAGCAGCCCGGATGCGCGGGTTTGGCATTTTCAGTTGCGCGACGAAGTACCGTTTCACGATGGCGCGATGCTCAATGCCGAGGATGTGGCTGCGTCTTTGCGGGCGCATGATTTCCCCGATGGATGCCTGGGAATCAAGGTGATCGGCACGACACAATTGCAGTTGGAGCTGGTCAAACCGAATTCGGATCTGCCCTACCTGTTGGCTGACCCCAAATTGATCATCGCCCGTGCGGGACAGATTGGGGCACCGTTGAATGCGGCCATCGGAACCGGGGTTTATCAGGTGTCTCAGGCGCAGGACGGTCGTCATTTCAGCGCGACCCGATTGGCGCAGCATTTCAAGGACGGGCAGGCCGGATGGGTCGACAGGGTCGAAGTCATAACTATCCCCGATGCGTCTGTGCGCGCCGAAGCACTGCGCGATGGATATGTCGATATTGCCGCCCTTCCAGAACCCAAAGGCCTGTTGCACCGCGGTGAGTTCACCTATCACCCGTCGGCCCACGATATGGCGCTGGCGACGCACGCCGGTGTCGGTCTGCCGCGCCGCATCGGAGCCAGGGCTCCAATGGATGATGGCCGAATCGTCCAGCGGTGGTGGGTGGCATGA
- the rimP gene encoding ribosome maturation factor RimP, translated as MTNDLIAKAAIDRRMAEIITPVIEDLGFELVRVRLMSGKTSTLQIMADKADGGIEVDDCAEISNAVSAVLDVEDPILDAYTLEVSSPGIDRPLTRLKDFEAFEGYEAKLETDELIDGRRRFKGELAGIEGEDVLINIEDQGETVTIGLQFDWLSDAKLVLTDDLIKEMLRQRKDAGDLNEDQFDEIETEGSEEETK; from the coding sequence ATGACCAACGACCTGATCGCCAAGGCAGCCATTGATCGCCGCATGGCCGAAATCATCACTCCGGTGATCGAGGATCTCGGCTTTGAACTGGTGCGCGTTCGGCTGATGTCTGGCAAGACTTCGACGCTGCAAATCATGGCTGACAAAGCGGACGGTGGAATCGAAGTCGATGACTGCGCCGAGATTTCAAACGCCGTCAGCGCGGTTCTGGATGTCGAAGACCCGATTCTGGATGCCTATACACTCGAAGTTTCCAGCCCCGGGATTGACCGGCCTTTGACACGGCTCAAGGACTTTGAGGCATTCGAAGGTTATGAAGCGAAGCTGGAAACAGACGAGTTGATCGATGGGCGTCGCCGGTTCAAGGGTGAACTGGCCGGGATCGAAGGCGAAGACGTGCTGATCAATATCGAAGATCAGGGTGAGACCGTGACCATTGGTCTGCAATTTGATTGGCTGAGCGACGCCAAACTGGTGCTGACCGACGACCTGATCAAGGAAATGCTACGCCAGCGCAAAGATGCTGGCGACCTGAACGAAGACCAATTCGACGAGATCGAGACCGAAGGGTCCGAAGAGGAGACGAAGTAA